TCACGACCGCCAGCGCCGGGTTGCGGTGCCCGGCGCAGCCGCCGGACAGTGTCAGGAGCGCCGCGCTAGCGAGCATGCAGCACCACGTCCATCTCGCGCGCATCATCCTCGATCACCACCACGTGGCGCCCGTCGCCGGTGGTGGCGCGCAGGTAGGGCGCCGCCGGGGCCAGCCAGCGGCCGGCCGGCACGCTGAAGGCCAGGTCGCGCAGGCCGCGCGGGTTGCGCAGGTGCAGCCGCAGCTCCCCGTCGACGACCCGCCAGGTCGCCTCGGTCTCGAGCATCCGCAGCTGGAAGTCGGCGAACTCGCGCATCGGGCGCACCTGCAGCCGGCCGTCGCGGCAACGCGCCGCCAGCTCGTCCAGCCAGGCGGCGTAGGCGGGCAGGTAGTCCTGGTCGCCGTGGTACAGGTAGAGGTTGTAGGGGTGCGAGTACATCAGGCGCACCGTGCGGTTGCGCTCGCAGTAGTCCAGCATCCCGTCCAACCAGGCCGCCACCTCGCCGCTGTCCAGGCGGTGCTTGGTGTCCATCTCCCCGAAGCTCGCCACGTCGCGCAGGGGCATGACCGGGAAGGCGATCAGCAGGTCCGACAGGCGCCGCCCGTCGCTGAAGCTGCGGTTGGGCGCGCTGCCGACGTCGCTGGTGGTGTAGTAGCAGGTGAAGCCCAGCTCCTCGAGCAGCGGCGTCATCAGGTGCGGCGGGTGCACGCCGTCGGGCGCGGAGTACTCCACGACGGGTCGGCCGACGACCTCGCGCAGGCAGTCGCGATTGCGGCGCACGGCGTCGCCCGCTTCGGTCGCGCCCCAGCGTCCGGCCAGCACCTCGGCGGAGAACAGGTTGTGGGTCCAGCCGCCGTGCGAGCCGATCTCGCCCAGGCCGGCCAGCGCCTCGAGCTGGCGGCGCCCCTTCCCGCAGGCGTCGAAGCCGTCGCCGTCGCCCGGCGCGTTCAGGTCGGGGCCGGCGCAGACGTGGATCGAGGCGGGCAGGTCGCGGCGGAAGAGGCCGCGGGCGACCATGTCGTCCAGGTAGGGCCAGTCGCCGTTGCCGTCGACGTGCCAGTTCAGGACCAGGCCGCCGACGCCGCGCGGCGAGCTCATCAGGCAGGGCAGGCCCACCTCGTCCAGCAGCCACCAGCGCGCGAGCGCGCGCAGCGGCAGGTCGTCGGCATGAGACTTGAGGTGGCCCAGCGGCAGGTTCACGTGCAGGCAGCGGCCGGCGCCGTACGGACGCGCGACGATCGCCGGGTGCTCGCGGCCGTCCGCGGCGTCGGCCCAGGCCAGCACACGCGCGTCGTCCGCCTCGAGCCGCGTGCGCGCGACGGGGTAACGCAGGCGCCCATAGGCGTAGCCGGTGAGGGTCAGATCGGGGTCCAGCTTGCCGGGAGGGATCTGGCAGGTGCGGGCGGCGTCCTGATCGACGAAGCGGACCGTGCCGGTGGTGTAGCTGTCCTGGCCCCCGTCGGTGTAGTCGACGTGCTGGACGCCCGTGAACTTCGCCAGGTAGCTGCGCGGCAGGTAGGCGCCCTTGAGGCTCTTGATGCCGGCGTCGTAGACGACCATCAGGGAGCCGCCGGCGCGCAGGTAGGCGTCCAACCAGGGTTCGAGCGAGGAGTTCAGGCGGCGGCAGACCCCGTCGGGCAGGATCAGCGCGGGGCAGGCGGCCACGGTCGCCGCCGGGTCGAGGTCCAGCAGGGTGTAGAGGTCGAGGGCCTCGGCCGCGACGCCCTCCTCCTCCAGCACGCTGCGCCAGGCCGCGATGACGTCACCGCTCTCGTCCATGAGCGAGGGGTTGTATCCCACCAGCACGCGCAGGTCGCCGCGCTCGGCCTCGCGACCGACGTGGCGCTGGACTCCCACGCCGTAGACCGCCACGGCGACGCAGGCGACCAGGGCCAGGATCAGTCCGAGCCGCGGCATGTCACGCATCCTCGACCGTCGGTCAGCACGTACCCGTGGACGGCCACGTCGCCGGCCAGCGTCACGCTGCGCTTGCCGACGACCGATTTGACCAGGCCCGGCGCGCCCACGCGCGCCCCGCGGCCCAGTTCCACGGAGTTCTGCGAGAAGACGCAACCGCGCACGGCCGCCCCCTCGCCCACGAACACCGAACCTTCGACGAAGGCGTCGCCGAGCAGCAGCGCCCCGGGCGCCAGGGTCAGGTCGCCGTACACCTTGACCGTGCGGTCGACGACCGCGTCGGTCTCGATCCGCAGGTCGCCCCTGACCACCAGCGGGCGGTCGAAGGTCTCGCCCGGCCCGACGACCAGGTCGCCCCGGTGCAGGCTCGCCAGGTCCTCGAGATCGCGGATCTCCAGCACGTCGGGCAACGCGAACGGCGCGGGGGCCGGCGGCAGCTCGCGCGGCCCGAGGTAGCCCGTCGTGCGCACTGGGGAGCCCCACAGCCGCTCGAACGTCACGCCGTCGGCCAGTTCCAGGAAGCCCGCGGCCGCCGCGCTGGCGCCGAGGTGCGACTGCGGGCCGACGTGGACGTCGCCCTCGACGTCGAGCCAGCGGGCGATGCTCACGCCGCGGCCCAGCGCGGCGCGCCCGTCGCAGGCCAGCGAGCGCAGGACGGCGCCCTCGCCGATGCGGGCGCCGGCGCGGGCATAGAGGTCGCGGTCGCAGGTCGCGCGTTCGCCGACGACCATCGGGCCCCGGGCCAGCTGGATCGCCGTCAGGTTGGCCCCGGCCGAGACGTCGAGCCTGTCGTGGACCTCGACCGCCTCGACCTTCGAGAGGGTCACCGTGCGGCGGCCGGGCGGGCCCTGGTCGCCGCGCAGGGCGGCGGCCAGCAGCGCGCGGGCCGAGTGGCCCAGGTAGCGCGGGTCCTTGACGTAGTTCATGTCCACCGGCAGCGGATAGCGGTCGCGCGGGCGCCAGACCTCGATCAACCCCGGCACGAAGGGCACCAGGATCAGCAGGCCGAAGGCGCCCAGCAGCAGCACGGCCTCGAAGGACAGCGCGTGCGTGGCGGCCCCCGCCGTGACGGCGGTCGCGGGCAGCAGGGCCAGGCCGGCCAGTCGTCGCGTCATGCGGCCGCCTCCTTGCGGAAGCGCTTGGTCTTGTCCCACTCGGCGCGCTTGCGGCGCCAGAAGCGGTCGCCGAGGGCCTGCAGGAACCCGTGCGTGATCGTCCAGATGTTCGCCAGGAAGTAGAACATCAGGAAGGGCAGCAGGCGGATGCGGTGGGTGACGCCGTCGAGCAGCGACGCGGTGCCGATCTGGTAGAAGGGCGCGAAGTTGCCGAAGGAGTTGTAGGTCGCCACGAACAGGAAGACCAGCACGCTGTCGACGATCTGCATCTCGCCCATGAAGAACAGCGCCACGGAATCCAGGATGCCCGTCAGCAGGAAGACCGGCACCAGGTAGATCGTCAGCAGCAGCAGGCCGTCCAGCTTCTCGGCGCGCGTCAGGTAGGGCGAGCGCAGCAGCCCGCCGAAGTGCTTGAACATGACGTAGTTGTGCCCGCGCGACCAGCGCCGGATCTGGCGCGAGCGCACCTCCCAGGTCTCGGGCACCTCCTCGAAGCACTCCACGCGGTTGGCGTAGACCACCTTCCAGCCGTTGATGAACAGGCGGTAGGTCAGGTCGGTGTCCTCGGCCAGCACGCGCTGGTCGAAGCCGCCGAACGAGAGCGCCAGGTCGCGCCGGAAGCCGCCGACGGTGCCGCCGTACTGCGGCATCAGGTGCAGGTTGTGGCGGGCCTGCTGGTCCACCTGGTAGCCGCCGCTGCGCTCGAGGTCGAGCAGGCGGGTCAGCAGGTTGGCGCGCGTGTTGACCGGCACCACGCGTCCCATGACCGCGCCGACCTCCGGGTCCTTGAACGAGATCGCCAGGTCGCGCAGCGAACCGCGGGCGGGCAGGTAGTCGGCGTCGAAGACGATGATCACGTCGGCCGCGGCCACCAGCAGCGCGTCGTTCAGGGCGGCGGGCTTGCCGCGCTGGCCCTCGTGGCGGTGCAACGGCCTGATGACGTCGTGCTTGGCGGCCATCTCGTCCAGGATCGCCGCGGTGCCGTCGCCGGAGTGGTCGTTGATGGGGATGATCTCGAGCAGCCCGCGCGGGTACTCGCAGCGCAGGATCGCCTCGAGGGACTGCCGGGCCACCTTCTCCTCGTCGTGCATCGGCACCAGCACGGAGATGCGCGGCAGATCCGAGTCGATCAGGTCCTGGTAGTACAGGCGCTGGTCGCCGACGAGCCGGTTGACCGTGAACCGGTAGTGCCGCGTGGCGTAGATCGCCATGATCACCACCACCAGCAGCACGTACAGCTTGAGGATCAGAACGACCATCGCCACGTCTCCGGCCGGTCGCGCAGCCGCAGGGCCACGACGTTCATGTACACCGAGTAGATCGCCACCAGGTAGACGAAGTCGATCAGCGGGCCCAGGGCGAAGAACATGGCCGCCATGTGCAGCACCGTCAGCTTCTGCAGCAGGTACAGGAAGCTGGCGTAGCGCACCGCGCCGAACAGCACCGCGTAGGCGACCGTCGCCAGGATCACCGCGAAGCGCTCCCAGACCGGCGTCTGCAGCGGCGAGAGCGCCACGCCCATCACCACGGGCATCAGCAGCCACATGCCGAACTGGGTGCCCATGTAGAGCAGCGAGAAGTCGAGCACGTCGTAGGGGAACAGGTGCGGCACCAGCACGAAGAACGCGCCGGAGATCAGGTTCAGCAGGGACAGGAACACCGCGTAGACGCGCAGCACCTTGGGCACGAAGCGCAGGCGCGGCAGCACCGCCACGATCAGCACCGACGCGATGAAGGTGACCAGGGCCAGCCGGCGCGAGGGGAAGGCGCCCGCCGCGTCCAGCACGGGCATGCGCGAGACCCACACCGGCAGGAACTCCCAGTGCGTGAGCTCGGTCCGCACGCCCACCCAGTCCGCCATCCGCGCCACTTGCCGGACGAACGCGTCCAGCAGGGGGGCGTGGTACCAGGCGATCGCCGCGTCGAGCAGGGCCACCAGCAGCAGCAGCGCGACCAGAGGCAGCCGGCGCACCGGCCCCAGCCGCTTGTAGGCGCGATGGTAGTGGATGCGATCCTTCAAGGGCGCGCTTTCCCGGCCGCGGCGGTCAGACGGCGTGAACCCTCACGCTGCGCCGGCGCGGACCGTCGAACTCGCAGAACCAGACCGCCTGCCAGACGCCCAGGGCCAGCCGGCCGCCGGCGACCGGCACCAGCTGGCCGCAGCCCACCAGGCTGCTCTTGACGTGGGCCGCCGCGTTGCCTTCGGCGTGGCGCCAGCCGGCGTCCCAGGGCACGGCGCGGTCCAGGGCCTCGATCATATCACGGACCACATCGGGATCGGCGCCCTCGTTGACGGTGACGCCGGCCGTGGTGTGGGGGGCCCAGACCAGGACCGCCCCGTCCTGCAGGCCTATTTCGTCCACGGCGCGTTGAACCTGAGAAGTGATATCGACGAAGGCGTTGCGGGCGTCCGTACC
The sequence above is a segment of the bacterium genome. Coding sequences within it:
- a CDS encoding secondary thiamine-phosphate synthase enzyme YjbQ, whose amino-acid sequence is MVEFQVGTDARNAFVDITSQVQRAVDEIGLQDGAVLVWAPHTTAGVTVNEGADPDVVRDMIEALDRAVPWDAGWRHAEGNAAAHVKSSLVGCGQLVPVAGGRLALGVWQAVWFCEFDGPRRRSVRVHAV
- a CDS encoding glycosyltransferase, with the translated sequence MVVLILKLYVLLVVVIMAIYATRHYRFTVNRLVGDQRLYYQDLIDSDLPRISVLVPMHDEEKVARQSLEAILRCEYPRGLLEIIPINDHSGDGTAAILDEMAAKHDVIRPLHRHEGQRGKPAALNDALLVAAADVIIVFDADYLPARGSLRDLAISFKDPEVGAVMGRVVPVNTRANLLTRLLDLERSGGYQVDQQARHNLHLMPQYGGTVGGFRRDLALSFGGFDQRVLAEDTDLTYRLFINGWKVVYANRVECFEEVPETWEVRSRQIRRWSRGHNYVMFKHFGGLLRSPYLTRAEKLDGLLLLTIYLVPVFLLTGILDSVALFFMGEMQIVDSVLVFLFVATYNSFGNFAPFYQIGTASLLDGVTHRIRLLPFLMFYFLANIWTITHGFLQALGDRFWRRKRAEWDKTKRFRKEAAA